One window from the genome of Methanoculleus sp. 7T encodes:
- a CDS encoding DNA polymerase sliding clamp produces MLKATIDAEIFRESIDAIAALVTECRLHAADDHIWTRAVDTANVAMVSLDLRSTAFSSFSATDGELGLDITKMKNILGMMGKGDALTLNLLDEDRKLELSFGGYRYSLTLLDVNTIRKDPNPPAIDLPGKAVISGDALNSAIKAAAVISDKIALGIDPDAMTFYMEAEGDTDHIKLALGEDELVALNPVRARSLFSLDYLKDMGRVMARADAVEVYLGIDHPVRFAFDIADGNGHVEYLLAPRIEAD; encoded by the coding sequence ATGTTAAAGGCAACGATTGATGCAGAAATATTTCGGGAATCCATCGACGCGATCGCCGCACTGGTGACGGAGTGCCGCCTGCACGCGGCTGACGACCACATCTGGACGCGGGCCGTCGATACCGCGAACGTGGCCATGGTCTCCCTGGACCTCCGGAGCACGGCGTTCAGCTCCTTTTCGGCGACCGACGGAGAATTAGGCTTGGATATTACCAAGATGAAGAATATCCTCGGGATGATGGGGAAGGGCGATGCACTGACGCTCAACCTCCTCGACGAAGACCGGAAACTGGAACTGAGTTTCGGGGGTTACCGTTACTCCCTCACGCTTCTCGACGTCAACACCATCAGGAAGGACCCGAACCCGCCGGCGATCGATCTCCCCGGCAAGGCGGTCATCTCGGGAGACGCGCTGAACAGTGCCATTAAGGCGGCTGCCGTCATCTCCGATAAGATTGCGCTCGGGATCGACCCTGACGCCATGACCTTCTATATGGAGGCGGAGGGAGACACCGACCATATCAAACTCGCGCTCGGCGAAGACGAACTCGTCGCACTCAACCCGGTGAGGGCCCGCTCCCTCTTCTCGCTCGATTATCTGAAGGATATGGGCCGGGTCATGGCGCGCGCGGATGCGGTGGAGGTCTACCTCGGTATCGATCACCCGGTACGGTTTGCCTTTGACATTGCTGACGGCAACGGCCACGTTGAGTACCTCCTTGCTCCTCGGATTGAGGCCGATTAA
- the priL gene encoding DNA primase regulatory subunit PriL produces MDIVLDHKELIKYPFLKESQQLARRHVESLEEFLGSSPGAVALERAKERVFAAISPKREFQDENAQSLKPELEIASYALARMLVSCIGDRSLIDRLARYEAERASFFLETEDPEIRQFVAWSIGIATGAAAMPVADYVELVPHMRDARWRLVNRDVRQGSVKLEPGELDELIRERIRVILLRQLPLRVPPGICERLEPVTGEISALRQQQVLEQFGEIKEEAFPPCIDALIQAITAGTNLTHMGRFAITSFLHTIGMNITGIAEIFARAPDFDLEKTMYQVEHISGGGGTEYTPPSCATMRTFGLCANRDKDCERVSHPLSYYRFKKNIKKKRS; encoded by the coding sequence ATGGATATTGTACTTGACCATAAAGAACTCATCAAATACCCGTTTTTAAAAGAGTCCCAGCAGTTAGCCCGTCGACACGTCGAATCGCTCGAAGAGTTTCTCGGAAGCAGCCCCGGGGCCGTGGCGCTCGAACGCGCAAAAGAGCGGGTCTTCGCTGCGATTTCACCGAAGAGGGAGTTCCAGGACGAGAACGCGCAGAGCCTCAAGCCCGAACTCGAGATCGCGAGTTATGCGCTTGCCCGGATGCTGGTCTCCTGCATCGGCGACCGGTCCCTCATCGACCGGCTCGCGCGCTACGAAGCGGAACGCGCATCCTTCTTCTTGGAGACCGAGGACCCCGAGATCCGGCAGTTCGTTGCCTGGAGCATCGGCATCGCTACCGGGGCCGCCGCCATGCCGGTCGCCGATTATGTGGAACTGGTGCCGCATATGCGTGACGCGCGCTGGCGGCTCGTCAACAGGGACGTACGGCAGGGATCGGTCAAGCTCGAGCCTGGTGAGCTCGACGAACTCATCAGAGAACGAATCCGGGTCATCCTTCTCCGCCAATTGCCGCTCCGGGTTCCGCCCGGGATCTGTGAGCGCCTCGAACCGGTGACCGGAGAGATCTCTGCGCTACGCCAGCAGCAGGTCCTCGAACAGTTCGGCGAGATCAAAGAAGAGGCGTTCCCGCCTTGCATCGACGCGCTCATCCAGGCGATCACCGCAGGGACAAACCTGACGCATATGGGCAGGTTCGCCATCACGTCGTTCCTCCACACCATCGGGATGAACATTACTGGGATTGCAGAGATCTTCGCACGGGCGCCCGACTTCGACCTGGAGAAGACGATGTATCAGGTGGAGCACATCTCCGGCGGGGGCGGCACCGAGTATACCCCGCCGTCATGCGCCACCATGCGCACCTTTGGGCTCTGCGCGAACCGGGATAAAGACTGCGAGCGGGTCAGCCACCCCTTGAGTTACTACCGGTTCAAGAAAAACATAAAGAAGAAACGGAGTTAG
- a CDS encoding HD domain-containing protein — protein sequence MERDEALALLRRYVTSPPHLVHSYATASIMRKVAEHLGEDASKWEIVGLLHDIDYDLVEGDMERHGIEGYRILIENGVPEEIAETVRRHNHMLFGGYNQPVEIALQAADSVSGLIIACALVKGGAIGEVTPRTVKKKFKEKSFAAGCERHRIQMIE from the coding sequence ATGGAGAGAGACGAGGCACTGGCCCTACTCCGGCGGTACGTGACGTCGCCGCCTCATCTCGTGCACAGTTACGCTACGGCAAGCATCATGAGGAAGGTAGCAGAGCACCTCGGTGAGGATGCAAGCAAATGGGAGATCGTCGGCCTTCTGCACGACATCGACTACGACCTCGTTGAAGGCGATATGGAGCGGCACGGTATCGAGGGGTATCGGATCCTTATCGAGAACGGCGTTCCTGAGGAGATCGCGGAAACTGTCAGGCGACATAACCACATGCTTTTTGGAGGTTACAATCAACCCGTCGAGATCGCGCTTCAGGCGGCAGACAGCGTATCGGGCTTGATCATCGCCTGCGCCTTGGTGAAGGGCGGGGCTATCGGTGAGGTCACGCCCCGGACGGTGAAGAAGAAGTTCAAAGAGAAGTCGTTCGCCGCCGGCTGCGAGCGCCATAGGATCCAGATGATCGAGTAG
- a CDS encoding thiamine-phosphate synthase family protein, with protein MRSEDREMVIDRMGEAMALLVERMDARLIPEVGMNIVYALPDARSKDDIAGVLGRIVRLGDRVHPVGEVAFGASDHMARIVLTAMRFDPQIRSAANIRFSEAVLLEMENLMFEICSFDRAKEPPGVQTMDWGVASCCKEGVPDVIYDRGAVGKEPMIRVLGEDPVTVAHNILKLSNRITYAQL; from the coding sequence ATGAGATCGGAAGACCGGGAGATGGTGATCGACCGCATGGGCGAGGCCATGGCGCTGCTTGTCGAGAGGATGGACGCCCGGCTCATCCCGGAGGTCGGGATGAACATCGTCTACGCCCTGCCCGACGCACGGAGCAAGGACGATATTGCGGGAGTGCTCGGGAGGATCGTCAGGCTCGGCGACCGGGTGCACCCCGTCGGGGAGGTCGCGTTCGGGGCAAGCGACCATATGGCTCGGATCGTGCTCACGGCCATGCGTTTTGACCCGCAGATCCGGAGTGCGGCAAACATCCGCTTCTCCGAGGCGGTCCTATTAGAGATGGAGAACCTTATGTTCGAGATCTGCTCGTTTGACCGGGCGAAAGAGCCGCCGGGCGTGCAGACGATGGACTGGGGCGTCGCCTCCTGCTGCAAGGAGGGGGTGCCCGACGTCATCTACGACCGGGGAGCCGTGGGGAAAGAGCCGATGATCAGGGTCTTAGGGGAAGACCCGGTCACGGTCGCACATAATATTCTTAAACTGTCGAATCGCATTACCTATGCACAACTGTAA
- a CDS encoding 30S ribosomal protein S17e: MGIKPSYIKNLGEELLVSHRDRFSGNFDENKHAVAEVAIIDSKRVRNRVAGYISRKINTRKR; this comes from the coding sequence ATGGGAATAAAACCATCGTATATCAAGAACCTCGGCGAAGAACTTCTGGTCAGCCATCGCGACAGGTTTAGCGGAAATTTCGATGAGAACAAGCATGCCGTCGCCGAAGTCGCCATTATCGACAGCAAGCGCGTCCGGAACAGAGTTGCCGGGTATATCTCAAGAAAGATAAATACAAGGAAGCGGTAA
- the dapA gene encoding 4-hydroxy-tetrahydrodipicolinate synthase, protein MFEGILPAIITPFHRDSRASLDIEGLRSNIESLLQRGVHGIVPCGSTGESATLTFEEHEQVIHEAVEVVSGRVPVLAGTGSNNTEEAIRLTRSAKDAGADGALVISPYYNKPNRSGLIKHFTKLADLDLPIVLYNVPGRTGQNLQPDLVAELARHPNIVGIKEASGDITQISRIIEETQDEDFIVLSGDDAMTLPVLALGGAGVISVAANVDPSRMVQMYEAFRAGDLARAQDLHYELAPLMRAMFVDTNPIPVKKAVGLLGMAAGPVRLPLDELDEQKTEQLRMVLENYD, encoded by the coding sequence ATGTTTGAGGGAATCCTTCCAGCAATTATCACCCCTTTTCACCGGGACTCCAGAGCGAGTCTCGATATTGAAGGATTACGGTCCAACATCGAATCACTGCTGCAACGCGGAGTCCACGGTATCGTGCCCTGCGGGTCGACCGGGGAGTCCGCGACGCTCACGTTCGAGGAGCACGAGCAGGTGATTCATGAGGCCGTCGAGGTCGTCAGCGGACGAGTGCCGGTGCTTGCGGGGACCGGGTCGAACAACACCGAAGAGGCGATTCGCCTGACCCGGTCGGCAAAGGATGCGGGCGCTGACGGCGCTCTGGTCATCAGTCCATACTACAACAAGCCGAACCGTTCCGGGCTCATCAAGCACTTTACGAAGCTTGCCGACCTCGATCTCCCAATCGTCCTCTACAACGTCCCCGGCCGGACAGGACAGAACCTCCAACCCGACCTGGTGGCGGAACTGGCCCGGCACCCGAACATCGTCGGGATCAAGGAAGCGAGCGGCGACATCACCCAGATATCCCGGATCATCGAGGAGACGCAGGACGAGGACTTCATCGTGCTTTCGGGGGACGACGCGATGACCCTCCCGGTCCTCGCGCTTGGCGGTGCGGGCGTGATATCGGTGGCCGCAAACGTCGACCCCAGCCGGATGGTGCAGATGTACGAAGCCTTCCGCGCAGGCGACCTTGCCCGCGCACAGGATCTGCACTACGAACTCGCGCCGCTCATGCGCGCGATGTTTGTCGACACAAACCCCATCCCCGTGAAGAAGGCCGTAGGGCTCCTTGGGATGGCTGCAGGGCCGGTCAGGCTGCCGCTCGATGAACTGGACGAACAGAAGACTGAACAGTTGAGGATGGTGCTGGAAAACTATGATTAA
- the dapB gene encoding 4-hydroxy-tetrahydrodipicolinate reductase produces the protein MIKVAVSGALGRMGTTIGRIVDEAPDLELVGGVDVREGEFFGKEVVSAAHIDEFLKAKKPDVLIDFTVAAAAVENIKAAARNNVALIVGTTGFSPEQRETIRSTVEGHVPAVISSNFSVGVNIFWKLVREAARELGDYDIEVTEAHHRYKKDAPSGTAKTILEILDQELGDREKVYGRVGATERKNEIGVHVIRGGDIVGDHAVLFAGNFECIEISHRAYDRAVFAQGAVRAARWVAGREPRIYAMQDVLGI, from the coding sequence ATGATTAAGGTAGCGGTATCCGGGGCCCTGGGACGAATGGGCACCACCATAGGCCGGATCGTCGACGAGGCCCCCGACTTGGAGTTGGTCGGCGGCGTCGATGTGAGAGAGGGTGAATTCTTCGGGAAGGAAGTGGTCTCTGCAGCCCATATCGATGAGTTCCTCAAAGCAAAGAAGCCCGATGTTCTCATCGACTTCACTGTTGCGGCCGCTGCGGTCGAGAACATCAAAGCGGCGGCCAGAAACAACGTGGCGCTCATCGTCGGGACGACCGGATTCTCCCCCGAACAGAGGGAGACGATCAGGAGCACCGTTGAAGGGCATGTCCCGGCGGTAATATCGAGCAACTTCTCAGTCGGTGTCAACATCTTCTGGAAACTCGTGCGGGAGGCCGCCCGCGAGCTCGGGGACTACGATATCGAGGTCACGGAAGCCCACCACCGCTACAAGAAAGATGCCCCGAGCGGCACCGCAAAGACCATCCTTGAGATCCTCGACCAAGAACTCGGGGACCGCGAGAAGGTCTACGGCCGCGTGGGTGCAACGGAACGGAAGAACGAGATCGGCGTGCACGTCATCAGGGGCGGCGATATCGTCGGGGACCATGCGGTCCTCTTTGCGGGGAACTTTGAGTGCATCGAGATCTCTCACCGGGCCTACGACCGGGCGGTATTCGCGCAAGGTGCCGTCCGGGCCGCACGGTGGGTCGCCGGCAGAGAACCGCGCATCTACGCCATGCAGGATGTCCTTGGGATATGA
- a CDS encoding 4Fe-4S binding protein, which produces MPAVVDIEKCTACETCIDVCPASAISMEDGKAKVDVDLCVDCETCVDECPSEAISME; this is translated from the coding sequence TTGCCAGCAGTTGTTGATATTGAGAAGTGTACCGCCTGTGAGACCTGCATAGATGTCTGCCCGGCTTCCGCCATCAGCATGGAAGACGGGAAAGCGAAAGTCGACGTCGATCTCTGTGTCGATTGCGAGACCTGCGTCGATGAGTGCCCGTCCGAGGCAATCTCAATGGAATAA
- the asd gene encoding aspartate-semialdehyde dehydrogenase: MINVGVLGATGAVGQRFVQLLADHPWFHLQTLTASERSAGKPYGKVVNWRLDAPYPDNVSDIVVTPTTVESLKDCDLVFSALPADVATPLETEIADAGIAVCSNARSHRMDPDVPLVIPEVNPDHLGLIDVQRDRGRGGFIVTNPNCSTIVLTLALAPLRSFEFHDVRAATMQAISGAGFAGVSAMDIYDNVVPYIGSEEEKIETEIVKIMGTFNGSEVVPAPFSVSASCHRVPVIDGHTIAVWVDVKEPVAEVKKAYATFKSPFSNLPLQPAKAVELLDQPDRPQPRLDRNRGRGMTVSVGRIREGLRFVALGHNTIRGAAGASVLNAELIYSRKYL, translated from the coding sequence ATGATTAATGTAGGAGTGCTTGGTGCCACAGGAGCGGTGGGACAGCGCTTCGTTCAGCTTTTAGCGGATCATCCCTGGTTTCATCTCCAGACACTCACCGCGTCTGAACGGAGTGCAGGAAAGCCGTATGGTAAAGTGGTCAACTGGCGCCTCGATGCGCCGTACCCGGACAACGTCAGCGATATCGTCGTCACTCCCACAACCGTCGAGAGCCTGAAGGACTGCGACCTTGTCTTTTCTGCGCTTCCTGCCGACGTAGCGACACCGCTTGAGACCGAGATCGCCGATGCGGGCATCGCCGTCTGCAGCAACGCCAGGTCGCATCGTATGGACCCGGACGTCCCTCTGGTGATACCTGAGGTCAATCCGGACCACTTGGGCCTGATCGACGTCCAGCGGGACCGAGGACGCGGGGGATTCATCGTGACCAACCCCAACTGCTCGACGATCGTCCTTACCCTGGCCCTCGCACCCCTCAGATCGTTCGAGTTCCACGATGTGCGTGCGGCAACCATGCAGGCAATCTCGGGAGCCGGGTTTGCCGGGGTCTCCGCCATGGATATCTACGACAACGTCGTCCCCTACATCGGCTCCGAGGAGGAGAAGATAGAGACCGAGATCGTAAAGATCATGGGAACGTTCAACGGGTCCGAGGTGGTTCCTGCCCCGTTCAGCGTGAGTGCGAGTTGCCATCGGGTTCCCGTCATCGACGGGCACACCATAGCGGTCTGGGTCGACGTGAAGGAGCCGGTCGCCGAAGTGAAAAAAGCTTACGCAACCTTTAAGTCACCCTTCAGCAATCTACCTTTGCAACCGGCGAAGGCAGTTGAGCTCCTCGACCAGCCGGATCGCCCGCAACCACGGCTCGACCGGAACCGGGGACGGGGCATGACGGTGTCTGTCGGGAGAATCCGGGAAGGATTACGGTTCGTTGCGCTCGGGCACAACACTATCCGTGGGGCTGCAGGTGCATCCGTCCTCAACGCAGAGCTGATATATTCGAGGAAGTATCTCTAG
- the albA gene encoding DNA-binding protein Alba, with product MIKDNTVFVGNKPVMNYVLAVVTQFNNGAEEVAIKARGKAISRAVDTAEIALNRFLENVSKKEIFTSTEMIDTDTGKTNVSSIEIVLAHAK from the coding sequence ATGATAAAGGATAACACAGTATTCGTGGGAAACAAACCGGTCATGAACTACGTGCTCGCGGTGGTCACCCAGTTCAACAACGGAGCGGAGGAAGTCGCGATTAAGGCGCGAGGAAAGGCAATCTCACGTGCAGTCGACACGGCGGAGATCGCGCTCAACCGGTTCCTTGAGAACGTAAGCAAAAAAGAGATCTTTACATCGACCGAGATGATCGACACCGACACCGGTAAGACGAACGTCTCGAGCATTGAGATCGTCCTCGCTCATGCGAAGTGA
- a CDS encoding DUF373 family protein: MAKERTLVLCVDRDDDLGFKARIDGPIVGREACLHAATSLGLIDPEDSDVNAIFETIKLYDELTERGEEVAVAVICGNHMNLLEGDRRIASSLDAILTGTGATTCILVTDGAEDEYVLPIIQSRVPVSSVRRVVVNQMPNLEGTYYILKRLLDDPKVSKIVLVPLGLAMLLYAAGYLLGYPEGATIVVVGVVGTYLLFKGVGIDEVFGYFISSLKASLHGGRFTFVSYITAILLGIVGIILGLISMLDYYTSSGIFFQILAFLYGAIAWFTAAGLVASVGKIIDVFLNEREAMRRVVALPFFVLAIGVIAYGASIYILSISDVSRFPITTDVGVKYIIFATIGGLFCAFFGVYLQSLLGRWGDECGPVTLKREV; encoded by the coding sequence ATGGCAAAAGAGCGAACGCTCGTCCTCTGTGTCGATCGCGATGACGATCTCGGATTCAAAGCCCGGATCGACGGTCCCATCGTGGGCAGAGAGGCATGCCTCCACGCGGCGACATCCCTCGGCCTGATCGACCCCGAAGACTCCGACGTCAACGCGATCTTCGAGACGATCAAACTCTACGACGAACTTACCGAGCGAGGGGAAGAGGTTGCCGTCGCCGTCATCTGCGGGAACCACATGAACCTGCTCGAGGGGGACCGGCGGATAGCGTCCAGCCTCGATGCAATCCTGACGGGGACGGGTGCCACGACCTGCATTCTGGTGACGGACGGTGCCGAGGACGAGTACGTCCTCCCGATCATCCAGTCCCGGGTGCCGGTCAGCAGCGTGCGGAGGGTCGTGGTCAATCAGATGCCGAACCTTGAGGGGACATACTACATCCTCAAGCGGCTCCTCGACGATCCGAAGGTCTCAAAGATCGTGCTCGTACCGCTCGGCCTCGCCATGCTCCTCTACGCGGCAGGCTACCTGCTGGGATACCCGGAGGGTGCAACCATCGTCGTCGTCGGCGTCGTCGGCACCTACCTGCTCTTCAAGGGGGTCGGGATCGATGAGGTCTTCGGCTACTTCATCTCGTCGTTGAAGGCGTCGCTGCACGGCGGCAGGTTCACGTTCGTCTCGTACATCACCGCGATACTGCTCGGTATCGTGGGGATCATCCTCGGGCTCATCAGCATGCTCGATTATTACACGTCTTCCGGCATCTTCTTCCAGATTTTGGCGTTCCTATACGGCGCCATCGCATGGTTTACCGCTGCCGGCCTCGTTGCATCGGTGGGGAAGATCATCGATGTCTTCCTCAATGAACGGGAGGCGATGCGGCGGGTGGTTGCCCTGCCGTTCTTCGTGCTGGCGATCGGGGTCATCGCCTACGGTGCAAGCATCTATATCCTCTCGATCAGCGACGTCTCCCGGTTCCCGATAACAACCGATGTCGGTGTGAAGTACATCATCTTCGCCACCATCGGAGGCCTCTTCTGCGCCTTCTTCGGTGTCTACCTCCAGTCGCTCCTCGGCAGGTGGGGAGATGAGTGCGGACCGGTCACACTGAAGAGAGAGGTGTGA
- a CDS encoding coiled-coil protein — MLNDLIEKRKKVLAESEQHKDRRNELNALASKNARERNALNTQTREFVEEAQQHKEQRDKINEEVQALKDQRNEYNDKANVLFEEIESFKKEHGNLRNRGIKELQKQIEHLEFKQQTEVYSTDKERELIEKIKQLKAAVKDQEAELEQNKEMRTKLAEAREFRRLASEIHKEVTEKAEVAQQHHDLMVESYRKADKSREEADQAHQQFVEAQEAADEEHKQFIACQKELRDYDKVISGLRKKTRKTKVTKEQKAVRKEAERIFQQFRGGEKLTTDDLLLLQRAKLI, encoded by the coding sequence ATGCTGAACGATCTGATTGAGAAGAGAAAAAAAGTCCTTGCGGAGTCTGAACAGCACAAAGACAGGCGCAACGAGCTGAACGCGCTCGCCAGCAAGAATGCCCGTGAACGCAACGCGCTGAACACGCAGACCCGCGAATTCGTCGAGGAGGCGCAGCAGCATAAAGAGCAGCGGGATAAGATTAACGAAGAAGTCCAGGCGCTGAAAGACCAGAGGAACGAGTACAACGACAAGGCGAACGTGCTCTTTGAAGAGATAGAGTCATTCAAGAAGGAGCACGGCAACCTCCGGAACCGGGGCATCAAGGAACTGCAGAAGCAGATCGAGCACCTGGAGTTCAAGCAGCAGACCGAGGTCTACAGCACCGACAAGGAGCGCGAGCTGATCGAGAAGATCAAGCAGTTGAAGGCGGCTGTCAAGGACCAAGAGGCTGAACTCGAACAGAACAAGGAGATGCGGACGAAGCTCGCCGAAGCCCGAGAGTTCCGCAGGCTGGCCTCCGAGATCCACAAAGAGGTCACCGAGAAGGCTGAGGTTGCGCAGCAGCACCACGACCTGATGGTGGAGTCGTACCGGAAGGCCGACAAGTCCCGCGAGGAGGCGGACCAGGCTCACCAGCAGTTCGTTGAAGCTCAGGAGGCGGCGGATGAGGAGCACAAACAGTTCATCGCCTGCCAGAAGGAACTCCGCGATTACGACAAGGTGATCTCGGGCCTGCGCAAGAAGACCCGGAAGACCAAAGTCACCAAAGAACAGAAGGCGGTCCGGAAAGAGGCGGAACGCATCTTCCAGCAGTTCCGGGGCGGAGAGAAACTCACGACCGACGACCTGCTCCTGCTTCAGCGTGCAAAACTTATCTAA
- the ftsZ gene encoding cell division protein FtsZ, with the protein MQTIINEALKHAEREKYLKTDSVEGEDDILGQPRIVIVGCGGAGNNTINRLYHMQVNGAETIAINTDKQHLDMIQADKRVLVGKSLTKGLGAGGFPDVGRRAAEMARPTLEGLLCDADLVFITAGMGGGTGTGTAPVVAQIAKEQGAIVVGMVSYPFQVEKARLLRAEEGLESLSAAADSVIVLDNNRLIKYVPNLPLGQAFSVMDQLIAETVKGISETITEPSLINIDYADVRAIMSKGGVAVMLVGESKQQNKAESVVHECLNHPLLDIDYRGATGSLIHITGGNDLTLQDAEEIASSLTYELDPHADVIWGARVNSDYEGKVRVMAVMTGVKSAQILGSHRAYEPATQRSGMSSGRRVAGDAPSGHLIDFL; encoded by the coding sequence ATGCAGACGATCATCAACGAGGCGTTGAAACACGCGGAACGTGAAAAGTACCTGAAGACAGACTCGGTTGAGGGAGAAGACGACATCCTCGGCCAACCACGAATTGTCATCGTGGGGTGCGGTGGTGCAGGCAACAACACTATTAATCGCCTGTACCACATGCAGGTCAACGGTGCAGAGACAATCGCGATCAACACGGACAAGCAGCACTTGGACATGATCCAAGCCGACAAAAGAGTGCTTGTCGGCAAGTCGCTCACCAAGGGCCTTGGGGCCGGCGGGTTCCCCGACGTCGGCAGGCGTGCGGCCGAGATGGCCCGGCCGACCCTAGAGGGCCTCCTCTGCGACGCAGACTTGGTCTTCATCACTGCCGGTATGGGCGGCGGTACCGGTACGGGGACGGCCCCGGTCGTCGCCCAGATCGCCAAGGAGCAGGGAGCAATCGTCGTCGGCATGGTCAGCTACCCCTTCCAGGTCGAGAAGGCCCGGCTTCTCCGTGCGGAAGAGGGGCTGGAATCGCTCTCTGCCGCCGCCGACTCGGTAATCGTGCTCGACAACAACCGGCTCATCAAATATGTGCCGAACCTGCCGCTCGGCCAGGCGTTCTCGGTCATGGACCAACTCATCGCAGAGACCGTCAAGGGCATCAGCGAGACGATCACGGAGCCTTCGCTCATCAACATCGACTACGCAGACGTGCGTGCCATCATGAGCAAGGGCGGCGTTGCCGTGATGCTCGTCGGAGAGAGCAAGCAGCAGAATAAGGCCGAGAGCGTCGTCCACGAATGCCTGAACCACCCTCTGCTGGATATCGACTACCGCGGAGCCACGGGGAGCCTCATCCACATCACGGGCGGGAACGACCTGACCCTCCAGGACGCCGAGGAGATCGCAAGTTCCCTGACCTACGAACTCGACCCGCACGCGGACGTCATCTGGGGAGCGCGGGTAAACAGCGATTATGAGGGGAAAGTTCGCGTCATGGCGGTCATGACCGGCGTTAAAAGCGCACAGATCCTCGGAAGCCACCGTGCCTACGAACCGGCGACGCAGCGGTCCGGCATGTCGTCCGGCAGGCGCGTGGCGGGGGACGCCCCGAGCGGGCATCTCATCGACTTCCTCTGA
- a CDS encoding ribbon-helix-helix domain-containing protein, translating to MMDRITIRLPRQQVEMLEKLVEAGEFPTVSEAVRYSVRALLEKHGNRVLREADQISFQV from the coding sequence ATGATGGATCGGATAACTATCAGATTGCCCCGGCAGCAGGTTGAGATGCTCGAGAAGCTGGTGGAGGCTGGCGAATTCCCTACGGTGTCGGAAGCCGTGCGGTATTCAGTCAGGGCGCTTCTTGAGAAGCATGGAAACCGTGTTCTACGCGAGGCCGACCAGATTTCATTTCAAGTTTAG
- a CDS encoding pyridoxal phosphate-dependent aminotransferase, translated as MEHGGRVRWHRTRGRDELLDFSANINPYPPKIPWKPDPSVLKDYPDDRYETLKEVIGRTFGRDAAEVAVGNGSVELIRAFCSAVLGHGDTACIKPPTFAEYEMAVRLAGARCIADSNGASVRFLCNPNNPTGTLHTRPEILRILSDTADRGAYLFLDEAFIELSDPRQSLADASHENLFVLRSLTKSFAVPGIRFGYGLGTPELIERVETVRLPWTVNAFAESFAIEAFLHYDELERSREQIARERGWLCDGLAKIGLAYDPPSANYILVEVPMEAEVLVGRLLGHGVLVRDCRSFGLPRHIRVAVRTHAENRQLIEALGACLS; from the coding sequence ATGGAACACGGCGGTCGGGTGCGCTGGCACCGCACCCGGGGAAGAGACGAACTGCTCGACTTTAGTGCCAATATTAACCCGTATCCACCCAAGATACCCTGGAAACCGGATCCTTCGGTGCTGAAAGACTACCCCGACGACCGATATGAGACGCTCAAAGAGGTAATCGGCAGGACGTTCGGGCGCGACGCGGCAGAGGTCGCCGTCGGCAACGGATCCGTCGAATTGATCCGCGCGTTCTGTTCCGCCGTGCTCGGGCATGGAGATACCGCCTGTATCAAGCCCCCGACGTTTGCCGAGTACGAGATGGCGGTCAGGCTCGCCGGTGCTCGGTGCATTGCCGACAGCAACGGGGCTTCCGTGAGGTTCCTCTGCAATCCGAACAACCCCACCGGAACGCTTCATACTCGCCCCGAGATCCTCCGGATACTCTCCGATACGGCGGATCGGGGGGCGTATCTCTTCCTTGACGAAGCGTTCATCGAACTCTCCGACCCGCGCCAGAGCCTCGCCGACGCCTCCCACGAAAACCTCTTCGTCCTGCGTTCCCTGACGAAGAGTTTCGCCGTGCCGGGTATCAGGTTCGGGTACGGCCTCGGCACTCCCGAACTCATCGAGAGGGTGGAGACGGTGCGCCTTCCCTGGACGGTGAACGCGTTCGCCGAGTCCTTCGCGATCGAGGCCTTCCTGCACTATGACGAACTCGAGCGCTCGCGAGAACAGATCGCCCGCGAGCGCGGGTGGCTCTGCGACGGCCTAGCAAAGATCGGCCTTGCCTATGATCCTCCGTCTGCAAACTATATTCTAGTGGAGGTCCCGATGGAGGCGGAGGTGCTGGTCGGACGGCTCCTCGGCCACGGCGTCCTCGTCAGGGACTGCCGGTCGTTCGGGCTTCCCCGCCATATCCGCGTGGCGGTGCGGACCCATGCGGAGAACCGGCAACTCATCGAGGCACTTGGGGCATGCTTGTCCTGA